The Methanocaldococcus infernus ME region CCTCTTTTGCTCCCAAATATCAATGATGAGGAATTTAAAAAGGTTATTGATTATACTGTAGAGTTAGATCAAAGAATTAAGCAGAATGTGATAAATCCTTTAACCAATAAGAGAGATCCAATCTTGGGCTGTCAGCTTTGTAAAATTTACCAACTTGGAAGGAAACCTAAGAAAATGAAGGTTTGGGACTTTGAAAAATTCTATTCTCTTTTAAGAACATATGAGTTAGAGTATAAGAAAAAAGGAATTGATGTAAAATTAGTTCTATCTCCTAAGGACTTTGGGACCCATAGAAGGAAGAGATTACCATATGTTTTTAAGGTTGGAGAGGTTATTAAGGTTAAGCCCATCTTAGATGGTAGGGTTTATGGGGAAGTTTTAGCTATAGAAAGAGATAGGATTATACAAATAATAAATTGTAAGAATGAGGATAAGCTATTAAATAGAGAAGTTAAGGTTAAAATTTTAAGAAATAAGGACAATATTTATGTTGCAGAACCAATTTAAAGGGAGAAAATGAAAGAAAACCCATTTAAGAAGATGCCTACTATACTAATGCCCAATGAATTGATGGAAAAGGCTTTAAGGAGAGGAGAGAAGGTAGCTGAAGAATTTAGAAAAAAGGAAGTGCCAAGATATTTAAAGGCTAAGATTGTTGAGGAAAACAAGGTTAGAACAATAGCTTCAGTTATATCTGACAATTTACAGAAGTATATAGATAAAACTCCACCAGTTAGGAAGTTACCAAAATTTTACCAAGAGATGGTTGAGGTTTTAGCTGGAATTGATGAATTCAAAAAGTGCATGGGAGCCTTTAAATGGGCCTCTGATCTTGTAAGAAAGTTGGGAAATGAATATGCTAAGAAAATTAGGAAGGCAAGAACTCCACAAGAGGCTGCTAAGTTAAGGAAAGAGTTTGTTGGAAGGGTTAAGAGTATTTTAAAGCAAATTCACCCAGAGATGGCCTTTATTGCAGTTGCAAGAGAAAAACTTAAGGAGCTTCCAACATTTAAAGAGCTTCCCACAATTGTCATAGCTGGCTATCCAAATGTTGGAAAGTCAACTTTACTAAAAAAACTAACTGGGGCTGATGTAGAGATAAACAGTTATCCTTTCACAACAAAAGGGATAAATGTAGGATACTTAGAAGAGTTTCAGATAATTGACACCCCTGGGTTACTTGATAGGCCATTGCATGAAAGGAATGATATAGAGCTTCAAGCTATCTTAGCCCTTAACTACTTAGCCAACCTAATCCTCTTTATTATAGATGCAAGTGAATACTGTGGCTTTCCAATTGAGAGTCAGATCAAGCTTTTAGATGAGATTAGAGAACTTTTTAAGATTCCTATTTTTGTGGCTATAAATAAAGTGGATTTAGCTGATGAGGAAGCTGTAAAAAAGGTTGAGGAAGAGTTAAGGAAGAGAAGCTTAGACTATATAAAGATCTCAGCTGATAAAGAGCTTAATTTAGAAGAGCTTAAGAAAGAGATCAAGAGGAGAGCATTTGAAGAGTTTAAAAAAGCTCATATGTGATATCTATGGTAAATGTTGAGAGGATAAGTATCTCATTCCCCAAGTTTTTGCTAAAGGAGATAGATGAGCTTGTTAAGAGTAAGGGCTATTCAAGTAGAAGTGAGCTAATAAGAGATGCTGTTAGAAAGTATGTTCTTGAGAGCAACTCCTTAGATAGAGAAGGGGAGGTTAGTGGAATTATAATTTTAGTGTATAAGCCTACAAAAGAGAATATGGAGAAGCTTAATGAGCTCTATTTAAAACATAAGGAGATTATAAAGTCTATGTGCCATGGCTATATAAAAACTTCATGTGGTAAGGATAAGAAGACAGAGCTTTTTATTGTTAGTGGAGACTGTAAAGAGATAAAGAGCTTTTATGAAGAACTTATCAAGATAGATAATAAGATTTTTGACAAGGTAATAATTTTTTAATACTTTTTATGAAAAATTTCTAAATAAGTAATAAAAATTATACTTTACTCTTTTACACCTGTGTCAAAAACATTTTTATACTATATTATGAATGATATAAACCAGAAATAGGTTTCCTACTTCTGGAAATCCTACTTAGAGATTCTAAATCTTTCAACAATTTTCCAACATTCAATTTAAAAATGTTTGAATTTATTACTTAATAGGGAAATAGGCTTCCTAATTCCTAAATTTATAAATAGGAGGTGAAACAGAATGAAAAACAACAATAAAGAAAAGAAAGAAAAGAAAAAAGTAGGAATTATTGAAGCTTTAAAGAGTGGAGATATAAAGACTTTAATAGCTTCTTTAATTTACTTTGACACTGGTTTCATGGTTTGGCTACTGTTTGGACCAGCTTTAGGTTTATTTATAGCTCAAGAGCTTGGTCTATCTCCAGCTGAGAAAGGGTTTATGGTTGCTATCCCAATACTTGCTGCAGCCCTCTTTAGAATTCCATTTGGTTATATGTATCAAGCCATTAATGGGAAATATATTGCTTTAGCAGGGATAATTCTTTCAGCTCTCCCTATAATTTATGTTAATCTATTCCCAATAAACTATACAACCTTACTAATCCTTGGAGCCTTCTTAGGAATTGGTGGGGCAAGCTTTGCCATAGCTCTACCAATGGCTGGAAGTAACTATCCTAAGAAGTATCAAGGCTTAGTCTTAGGATTAGCTGCTGCTGGTAACTTAGGGGCTATGATGGATGGGCTTATCTTCCCACCCATTGCTGAAACCTATGGTTGGAGAACAGCTGCTTTAGTAGCTTTAATATTCTTGGCTATAGCATTCATACTCTGTTACTCTTGGATTAAAGATAGTTGTCTAAAAAGACCAGAGTTAAAGTATCATGCTATCTTCAACTTCATAGTTACATTTATCTCATTGATAGCATTTACTCTCATACTCTATAGTGGAATTATTGGAATCAGTGGAAAGTTTGGACTCTTACTCTTGCCTATCATTGTAGGAGCCATATCTATACTTCTATTAGATAAAACCTACAGAAATGCTTTAAAGAAGAGGGATCCTTGGATTTTCATGCTCTTCTATGCCATAACCTTTGGTGGATTCGTTGGAATGTCTGGATCAGTAGCCTTTATCTTAAATGGCCAGTATGGCTTTGACCCAGTGTTGGCTGGAATGATTATGGCTCTCCTATCATTCACAGGAGCTTTAATAAGGCCTATTGGAGGTTGGATCTCTGACAAAATTGGGGGAGTTAAAGTATTATTAGCTGTCTTTACAGCTATAGCATTCTGTGACTTAGTTTTAGGTTTATTCTTACCTCCTGCATTCATAGGAGTTCCTCTACTATGGTTACTATTTGTAGCATTTGGTTTAGGAAATGGGGCAGTGTTCCAATTGGTTCCTCTAAGATGGCCAAGAGCCACAGGGATGGCTACAGGGTTAATTGGAGCTGCTGGAGGGGTTGGAGGCTTCTACCTATCTTCAACCATGGGGTTGGCTAAAGAATTAACAGGTTCTTATGGGTTAGGTTATATCATCTTTGGAGTCATCTCTTTAATAGCCTTAACAGCTCTATACTTCTTAAGACATGAGTATCACTCCTGGGGTTATGTTAGAGAAGAAGAAGTTAAAAAAGAAGTTGTAGTTTGTGAGTAACTCTTTTTCTCTTTTTTAATTTTTAAATTAAAAAATTAAATTTTTTTGGTGAGATAAATGGATATTTTTAAAGCTCAGTGTCCTTACTGTGGAACAGGTTGTGGCTTAGAAATCATAGTTAAGGATGATAAAATAAAGATCAGAGGAGATAAAGAGCATATAGCCACTAAAGGAAGTGTATGTATAAAAGCTGTTCATCTTCCTAAGGTGTTTGATAGAGGAAGGTTAGATAGAGTTCTCTATAGAGAGAGTAAAGAGGAAGAATTTAAAGAGATTGATTGGAACTTAGCTTATAAAATTTTAAAAAATAAGTTAAATTCACTATCTCCTGAGGAAACTTACTTCTATGTCTCAGGACAGCTCTTTACAGAAGATAGCTATGTTATTAATAAGTTTGTTAAAGGCTTCTTAGGGACAAATAATATAGACTCTAACTCAAGGCTCTGTGTAGCTACAGCAGCAACTGCCTATAAATTAGCCTTTGGCTCAGATGGAGTTCCTGGCTGTTATGATGATATTGATGATGCTGACACTTTCATCTTTATAGGCTCAAATGCTGCATGGGCACATCCTGGAATCTTTAGAAGAATCTTAAAGAGAAGGAAAGAGGTTAAGATTGTTGTTATAGACCCAAACTATACTGAAACAGCTAAACATAGTGATAAATGGATAGAAATTAAAGCTGGCACTGATACAGCCTTTTTAAATGGAGTTCTCTACATACTCTATAAAAATAATTGGATAGATTGGGACTTTATTAAAAACTATACTGAGGGATTTGAAGAGCTTATAAAGGAGATAGAGAAATATGATCCTAAAACTGTGGCTAAGATCTGTGAGATTGATGAAGAAGATATCTATTATGTGGCTGAGCTCTTTGCAAAGAGTAGAAAACTTATAACTTTTTGGACCATGGGGGTTAATCAATCAACAAATGGAACCATGAAGGCTTTAGCTATTATAAACCTTCACTTAGCCACTGGAAGATTAAATGATAAAGGCTGTCCCTTCTCTCTAACTGGACAATGTAATGCCATGGGAGGTAGGGAAGTAGGTTATTTATGTAATGGCCTACCTGGGTTTAGAGATGTGAGAAATGAAGAAGATAGGAAATTTATGGAAGAGTTTTGGGGAATAGAGAGAGGAAAAATTAAAGAGAAGCCAGGATACTCAATTACTGAAGCTATTGATAAGATATTAGAAGGGGAAATTAAATTTTTATGGATTGTCTGTACTAATCCAGCTGTATCTATGCCAAATCTAAATAAGTTTCTTAAAGCTCTTAAAAAAGAGGATCTCTTTGTTGTGGTTCAAGACTCTTACTTCACTGACACTTGTAAATATGCTAATCTTATCTTACCAGCAGCTCAGTGGGGAGAGAAGGAGGGGGTGATGACAGGAGGGGATAGAACAGTAACCTATTGTAGCAAATTTAGAGAACCTCCAAAAAATGCTAAACCAGATTGGAAGATATTTACAGAGTTGGCTCAAAGAATGGGTGGAGAAGAGTTATTCCCATATAAAAATAGTAGAGAAATCTTTGAAGAATTTAAAAGATGCACAAAAGGAAGACTCTGTGACATTTCAGAGTTTAACTATGAAAATCTGCCAAAAAGATGGGGAGGAAAACATTTATATAAAGATTTAAAGTTCCCTTCAGGAAAGGCAAGGTTTCACATCACTAAGTATGAGGAGCCAGATGATGAAGGTTTTGACTATATATTAACAACTGGAAGGCTTAAAAAGCAGTGGCACACTATGACAAAAACTGGGAAGGTTGAAGAGCTATTAAGAGGAGAAGATATTCCTTATGTACTTATGAATGAAGATGATGCTAAAGAGCTTGGAGTTAATGATGGAGATGAAGTTTTAATAGTTTCTAAGAGAGGAGAGATTAAGAGAGTAGTGAAATTAGGAAAAATTAAGAGAAAACATTTATTTACTCCATTTGGATACAATAGAGAGTTTTGTGACACTCCAACCAACTTAGTTACAAAGGATAAAGTTGATCCTCTATCAAAAGAGCCAGAGCTGAAATTTACAGGAGTAAAGATTGTTAAGATTGATTGAAAACTTTTTTATCCTATCTTTTTTAATAAGGTTAATTAATTAAGCTATTTTTTAGGTGGTTTTATGGAGAGGACATTAGTGATTATTAAGCCAGATGCTGTTAGGAGAAAATTAATAGGAAAAATTATTGAAAGAATTGAAAATAAAAATCTTGATATAGTTAAGATGAAGATGGTTAAACTAACCAAGGAAGAGGCTGAGGAATTCTATAAAGAGCATAAGGGAAAAGAGTTTTACAACAGCTTAGTAGAATTTATGACTTCTGAAAGGATTGTTGTGATGGTTATAGAGGGAGAAAATTGTATAAATATTATAAGAAAACTAATAGGTAAAACTGATCCAGCTGAAGCAGAGCCAGGGACTATAAGAGGAGATTTTGCTTTAAAATTGCCTGAAAATGTTGTCCATGCCTCAGACTCTAAGGAGAGTGCTGAGAGAGAAATTAAATTTTTCTTTGGTGAAGAATAATGAGAGGACAAATTTCCTTAGAGTTTGCCCTATTTATGGTTATTGTTGTAGCCTCTTCTGCTATAGTAGCTTACTATCTTGTACAAACTGCTTTAAGTATTAGAGACTCTGGAATAGAATCAATAAATAAATCTGCAAACACTGCCAAAGAGGTTTTAAGTAGAGTGAGCTAAATGCTGATTGGAATAACAGGAATGCCTGGGGCTGGGAAAGGGGCTATCTACAAAGTAGCTAAAAAATTGAATATTCCAATAATCTCTATGGGAGATGTTGTAAGACATGAAACAATTAAGAGAGGCTTAGAGCTAAACCCTAAAAATGTTGGGGATACAGCTATCTGGTTAAGAGAGAAGTATGGGAAAGAAGCTATAGCTGTAGCCTGCTTAAATTACATAAATGAAAAGTTAAAGGATGAGGAAATAATTATTATTGAAGGCTTAAGAAGCTTGTATGAAGCTGATTACTTAAGAAAACATAGGCCTTTAATTATCATAGCCATACATGCCTCTCCTAAAACAAGGTTTGAGAGGTTAAAGAGTAGAGGGAGGGAGGATGATCCAAGAGATATTAGAGATTTCATAGAGAGAGATTTAAGGGAGTTAAACTTTGGGATAGGGGAATGTATAGCTCTTGCTGACTTTATGGTGGTGAATGAGAATAAAGATTATGATACATTTTTAAAAGAGTTGGAAGGGATTGTCAAAAAAGTTATTGAAAATAAGGAGAGGTTTAAAGAGCAAATCCAATATAGAAGTTAGATATTAGATTCAATAACTATCTTTTCTGGACATGCCTTCTTAATCTTCTCAAAAACTTCATCTCCCTTCTCTTCTTGGCTTAACATAATACTGGAGTTACAGATAGGACAAGATGGTAGATTAATGTCACAAACCTCAAACTCTTCAAACAATAAGGATAGCTTCATAAGAACGGATGGATCGTTACTACACAAGTCGCAAAAGAGAACGAAATCGTAATCGCTTAGGGCGATGCCGAGGTTATTATATTTGTATTTGCAAACTACCAAAACTTTCATGGCATCACCAAAAATAACAAACTGTATTATTATTGAATAACTCATATAAAAAACTTTCTATTTTGTTAGTTTAAATATTTAAATTAAAAATAGAAAAAATAAAAAAGAATTATTCTTTAACAAGAACAGCATTGACAGTTCCATCCTGCCCTGGTCTGGAGGTTACTTTTGCTAAACCTAACTCAGTTTCTATAATTGCTCCTTTTGTAATAATGTTTCTTCTAACATAGTGTATATTTGCACTATTCTCTTTAACTCCTAAGATCTTAACCTTCTTACAAGTATTTGTCTCAGGATCCATAACATTAGCATAGGCTGTTTTAACAACCTTAACCTTTAAGTTTCCTCCCATCACTCTAACTTTCTTCATCTTGTATCCTTCATCTGTAACATGTGTCTCTATTGGTAATCTACCCATCTCTCTCTTTCTCTTCTTTCTAAACTTTTTGTATAATCCTCCTGTTGGTTTTCTTCTACTTCTTTTTTGCCAAACTCCCATAAGTGTTTCACCTTTTTATAAGCTGATTATGATTTAAGTTTTAATAGTTCCAAATACTATATAAAAATTTTATGCTCTTAATTGAAATATCTATATAAGCTCCAATGCTTTATCTAAAACCTCATCTCTTCTCTCCTTAAGCTCTTTAAGGAATTCTACAACTTTATTATAGGCTATCTTTTTACACTTACCACAGGTTAGCTCTCCTCTCTTACAGCTTTCATAAATCTCCTTAAGTTCTTTATCATCTAAGATTAGGTGGTAGAGGAAGAGCTCATAGATAACACACTCCTCTGGAATTCCACCATATTTCTTATGTTCCTCTAAGGTTTCCCTACCTCCAGTTTTAGCCCTAAAGATTTTTTTCTTAACTACTTCAGGAGAATCTGTTAAAAATATAGCTGTTTCTGGCTTTGATGAGCTCATCTTTCCTCCTAAGAGCCCTCTCATAAATCTATGGTAGGTGGAGGATGGAGGAGTTATTTTAACTCTCTTAGCTATATCTCTTGTTAACCTTATATGAGGATCTTGATCTATTCCCACAGGCACAACAACAGGAAGAGGGGAGGGTTCAAGATTCTCATCAAACTCTGGGTTTAAGATGTCAGAGACTTGAACAATTGGAGCAAAGACATGGCCAATATTGGTTTCTCCAGTGAAGCCATAAATGGCTTTCATCTCATTGAAGTTTGTTCTCTTAGCCAACCTTAGGGAAAGGTCTTTAACCTTCTCATTCTTTGATTGTAAATATATCTTAACCTTCTCAGGATCTAAGCCAAGGGCTAAATAATTAATAATATATTCATTCAAAGCTATCTCCTTAGCCTTCTCAAAGCTTATATTTCTTGCCCAATAGGCTTCCAAGTCTGCTATTGGAATGTAAATTTTATCTGTAAACTCTTGGTAGAATTTTAAGATATCAACAACCATCTTATGCCCAAAATGCATCTTTCCAGAGGGCATCATTCCACTGACAACAGCAAAGTTATCATTCTTTTTTATAGCTTCTAAGATTCTCTCAAAGTCTCTATGTCCAAAAATAATCTTTCTTCTAAATAGATGGAAGTCATTGAACTCATTAAAGTTAAATTCCTTAATCCCAAACTTTTCCATAGTTTCTTTATAATCTATAGATTCTGGAGTTTCCCAGGGTGTTAGCAAAGTCTCACCTTTCTACCACATTCATCTCTCTTATACTTTCCAAACTCTTTAATATACTTCAGCTGAAAGCTGTTAAATACAGGGCCATCTCTACAGACACATAAGCCTTGGTCATCAACACAGCACTGACCGCAGATTCCTATGCCACACTTCATATATCTCTCCATAGAAACCTGAACTGGAATAGGAGAGAGCTCTAAAACCTTTTTCATCATAATTTCAGGGCCACAAGTAATAATAAGATCATAGCTCTCTAACTTTAGCTCTCTTAACTTCTCTGTTGTATATCCCTTAAAGCCACAGCTTCCATCATCAGTACATAGAATTAATTCATTTGAATATTTTTCAAACTCTTCCACAAATAATAGCTCTTCCTTACACCTTGCTCCTAAGATTGTTGTTACCTCAGCCTTCTTAGAGAATTCTTTTACAGCTGGCAGTATAGGAGCTGAGCCAACACCTCCAGCTATAGCTAAAACTCTATCTCCATAGGGTTTAAAGTAAGAGCCATATGGTCCTCTAACCCCTAAGATGTCTCCTTCTTTAAGCTCATGCATCTTCTTAGTAAACTCTCCAACCTTGGCTATGGCAAATTTATCTTCATCTAAAAAGCTGAATGGTTTTTCATCAACTCCAGGAAGCCAGAGCATTGCAAACTGTCCAGGCTTGAACTTAATTTTTTTATTTATGACTATAGTTTTAACTGTTGAACTCTCTTCAATAACTTCTTTAACTTTCACTATCATCTTCACTCTCCTCAGGTGGAACTCTGGCAAAGGTTATATAACCTGTATGCCCTATCATCCTTGTTGAGGGTCTAACTCCTTTCTCAGAGATCTCTATAACTCTCTCTAACAACTCATAAGTCTCTATATCCCAAAATCCTTCCTCTTTTAACTTCTCAACTACCTTCTTAGTTTGCTCAATATATGGAAGATAAGTAATAATTCTTCCTCTCTTCTTGTTCAAAACCTTCTTTGCATTCTCAATAACATTCCAAGGGTCTGGCATATCTAAGACAATAACATCTACATCTTTCTCATCTATCTTCTCTCTAACATCTCCTAACTTAAGGGTTACATTAAATAAGCCATCCTCAACTTCAACATCATCATCAAACTCTTCATCTAAACCAACAATCTTATCACCTTTTTTAATAGCTCCAACCATTAATAAGTTTCTCCTTGCAACCTTTAGAGATTCTACTCTTATATCATAACCTATAACCCTTCCACTCTTACCAACAGCATTGGAGAGATACATGGTTAAAGCTCCTGATCCTACTCCAGCTTCAACTACTGTTTCTCCCTCTCTAATGCCCCCTCTTGCTAAGATAAAGCCTATGTCCTTTGGTAGTAAAGTGGTTACATTCCTCTTCATCCTCTTTAAAAAATCATACATTGTTGGCTCAACTAAGTAAAATTTATAGCCCTTATGGGAGTAGTAAGTTTTTCCCACTTCTTCAAGCTCAACAACTCCCAAGTCTGTACCAAACTTTTTAACATCCTTCTTTAAAAGATACTTCTTTCCTCTCTCATCAACTAACAACTTTGGATACATATCCATCATCTTAAAATTTATATAATGCCACTCTATAAATTATTATTCAAATTAAAAAGTTTTTAGGTGAGAACTTGGAAAATGAGAAGATAACAGTAAGTGTTATTAAGGCAGATGTTGGTGGATTGTGTGGGCATACCTTAGCTCCTGAAGATCTCTTAGAGGCTTGTGAAGGAGTTTTAGAAGAGGCTGTTGATGAGATAATAATTGATTATTATGTAACAAGATGTGGAGATGACATAGACTTAATCATGACCCACAAGCTTGGCTGTGATAATGAAAAGGTTCATGGCTTAGCCTGGAAAGCCTTTGAAGAGGCTACTAAGGTGGCTAAAGAGCTAAAACTCTATGGAGCTGGGCAAGATCTGTTAGCTGACAGCTTCTCAGGAAATGTTAGAGGTTTGGGTCCAGGATGTGCTGAAATGGAATTTGTTGAAAGGAAGAGTGAGCCAATAGTTGTCTTCTGTTGTGATAAAACTGACCCAACAGCATTTAACCTACCCCTATTTAAGATGTTTGCTGATCCATTTAACACTGCTGGTTTAGTCTTTGACCCATCTATGATCTCTGGTTTTAGATTTGAGGTTCATGATGTAATAGGGCATAAGAAAGTTTACTTGGACACTCCTGAAGAGATGTACATGCTCTTAGCTTTAATAGGAGACTATGAGAGATATGCAATTAAGAGAGTTTATAGAAGAAAGGATAATGAGATAGCTGCAGTTGTCAGTACTGAGAAGATCAACTACATAGCTGGAGAATATGTTGGAAAAGATGACCCTGTTGCTATTGTAAGAGCTCAGTCTGGATTCCCAGCAGTTGGAGAAGTCTTAGAGCCATTTGCCAATCCTCACTTTGTCCCTGGATGGATGAGAGGAAGCCACTGGGGGCCATTGATGCCAGTTTCAGAAGAGGATGCTAAGCCTACAAGATTTGATGGACCACCAAGAATTATGGCTTTAGGTTTCCAATTATGTGATGGAATGTTGGTAGGACCAAATGACTTATTTGAAGATAAAGGATTTGATAGAGCAAGAGAGAAAGCCTTAGAGATGGCTGACATTATAAGAAGAATGGGTCCATTCCAGCCTCATAGATTACCAGCTACAATGATGGAATATACAACAGTACCTAAGGTTTTAAAGGCTCTTGAAGATAGATTTATTCCATTGGAAGGTTTAGAGTTAGTGGAGGAGGGAGGAGTTAAGAGAAAGGATAGGGGAGATGTTGAATAACTCTTTTTAAAATTTTTTTTAAGGGTGGGATTTGGTGAGTAGGATAAGAAGAATGGTTTTAGATATCTTAAAACCCCATGAGCCAAAAATAACTGAGATGGCTTTGAGGATAACAAAGATTGAGGGAGTTGATGGGGTTAATATAACTGTCTATGAGATTGACAAGGAAACAGAGAATGTTAAAATAACAATAGAGGGCTCTGACTTAGACTTTGATAAAATTCAAGAGGTTATAGAGGAGTTAGGAGGAACTATTCATAGTATAGATGAGGTTGTTGCTGGGAAAAGAATAATAGAGGAGGTTAAGACTCCTCAGGATAGACATTAAATTCTTTAAGGCAAAAATATGGGGAAAGTAGCAATCATACATAATAAAGAAATGGAAACTTTATATATATGGTAGAAAGAATTTATCTGTGAGGAAGTTGGTGAAGGAATAATATTAAAAAAAGATAAGAGTGGGGAGTAATAGGAATTGAAATTCTTTACTTTACAAAGGAAGATATTCCATTTGAGTTCTTGAATATTTCAAATGTTATTAAAGAGGAGATCTAACCTATAAAAAGCTCTAAACTCTCTCCAAATCTTGATCTAACTATATCTCTCTTACCTAAAACCTTTGCATGGGCATCAAGCTCTATGACAGCGTAGTCATAAAGCTCTTTTATTGGATAATAGGTTCTTGGACCATCACTAATAGCTATTTTTATAACATCTTTACCCAACTCCTCAACTGGAAGAGCATGGGGAACTCCAGAGACAACTATTACATCAACATCTAACTCTTTTAAAATTTTAACAGCCTTCTCTCCAGCTATGGGATACTCATCTAAAGAGCCAGTTATAT contains the following coding sequences:
- a CDS encoding tRNA (adenine-N1)-methyltransferase gives rise to the protein MMDMYPKLLVDERGKKYLLKKDVKKFGTDLGVVELEEVGKTYYSHKGYKFYLVEPTMYDFLKRMKRNVTTLLPKDIGFILARGGIREGETVVEAGVGSGALTMYLSNAVGKSGRVIGYDIRVESLKVARRNLLMVGAIKKGDKIVGLDEEFDDDVEVEDGLFNVTLKLGDVREKIDEKDVDVIVLDMPDPWNVIENAKKVLNKKRGRIITYLPYIEQTKKVVEKLKEEGFWDIETYELLERVIEISEKGVRPSTRMIGHTGYITFARVPPEESEDDSES
- the fbp gene encoding fructose-1,6-bisphosphate aldolase/phosphatase — its product is MENEKITVSVIKADVGGLCGHTLAPEDLLEACEGVLEEAVDEIIIDYYVTRCGDDIDLIMTHKLGCDNEKVHGLAWKAFEEATKVAKELKLYGAGQDLLADSFSGNVRGLGPGCAEMEFVERKSEPIVVFCCDKTDPTAFNLPLFKMFADPFNTAGLVFDPSMISGFRFEVHDVIGHKKVYLDTPEEMYMLLALIGDYERYAIKRVYRRKDNEIAAVVSTEKINYIAGEYVGKDDPVAIVRAQSGFPAVGEVLEPFANPHFVPGWMRGSHWGPLMPVSEEDAKPTRFDGPPRIMALGFQLCDGMLVGPNDLFEDKGFDRAREKALEMADIIRRMGPFQPHRLPATMMEYTTVPKVLKALEDRFIPLEGLELVEEGGVKRKDRGDVE
- a CDS encoding DUF211 domain-containing protein, with translation MSRIRRMVLDILKPHEPKITEMALRITKIEGVDGVNITVYEIDKETENVKITIEGSDLDFDKIQEVIEELGGTIHSIDEVVAGKRIIEEVKTPQDRH